The Camelina sativa cultivar DH55 unplaced genomic scaffold, Cs unpScaffold08520, whole genome shotgun sequence nucleotide sequence GCTGCGGGGGAAGACGAAGGTGGAGCGGCGGTTACGGCGGAGGATTTAGATGTGAAGATTCCGCCGCCGACGAATTACGGATTCGATCATTCTGCGCCGCCGCATAATCCGTTTCAGATGATTGATAAAGTTGAAGGATCGATTGTTGCGTTTGGGAATGGTTTAGATGTTttcggcggaggaggaggaggagtaggaGCTGGTGGTGGAGCGAGAGGGAAGAGAGCTAGAGTAATGGTTGAGCCATTGGATAAAGTAGCTGCACAGAGACAGAGAAGGATGATTAAGAATCGTGAATCTGCTGCTAGGTCTAGAG carries:
- the LOC104775086 gene encoding G-box-binding factor 4-like (The sequence of the model RefSeq protein was modified relative to this genomic sequence to represent the inferred CDS: added 94 bases not found in genome assembly), which translates into the protein GEDEGGAAVTAEDLDVKIPPPTNYGFDHSAPPHNPFQMIDKVEGSIVAFGNGLDVFGGGGGGVGAGGGARGKRARVMVEPLDKVAAQRQRRMIKNRESAARSRERKQAYQVELETLAAKLEEENELLSKEIEDKRKERYQKLMECVIPVVEKPQQQQQQPPRFLRRIRSLEW